The Mycteria americana isolate JAX WOST 10 ecotype Jacksonville Zoo and Gardens chromosome 2, USCA_MyAme_1.0, whole genome shotgun sequence genome contains the following window.
AGTTGACAGCTTTACAGAAGAAGGCacagcaccctgctctgccagcacggCCCAGGACCTGAAGCAAAATGACATATCCAAATCCCAGACTTGGAAGCATCATCTCCCATGCTCACCTCCACTGGCCTTTCAGTGACTTCCATGCCCAGCAGCTCAGCACCAGGGCTCAGTTAATAGCTAAGCCCCTGGGAGCCAGAAACCGGGCTTGCTTTTGCACTGGGTTTGGGAAAATAGACATGCTTTGGGCAAACCCAGCCACGCCAGCTTCCCACCTGCCAGCCTGGCGAGCAGTAGGCACAAAAACGTGGCACAGGCTTTAGTGAGGCTGAACCAATGTGCACGGAAGCCCAGCCTGCCACCACTTGCATCTTGACTGTTGTTGCCCAATGCAACATGCATGACACAACCCAGCTCTTGGCTCAGGGAGCCAGACTTGAAGGAACAAGCATACTTTGTCACGTTCCCCATCCAAGCACTGGTATGGGGCCAACCCTTGCAGTGcaagctgtttttccttttccgTGGGACCAGCCCCAGGACATAAACCTAACAACATATGGCAGGAGTCTGCTCGTTGCAGTGACATCACCTCCTCGCGGAACTTGTTCCTCTACAATCCCAATCCAAACTGGAGCTGATCACCCCTGATCACCCCAAGGGAATCCACCCACAGGATAACAGGAGGTGGAGTGTGGGAAAACGTATAAAGCTCCCTAGGAGCAGCCCTCCTTTACTGTCCTGGCTGCACAGATCTGCTCTCAGCATGAAGACACTTCTGGTTGGGCTCCTGCTTGGCCTGGCATACGTGGAGTTGGGTAAGACTGCTGCGTTCCCGACAGTGcagggaccccctgggaaatgcctgggaggggaggggaaaggcatCAATGCAGAAAGACCTGGTAATCCCCAGGTAGGGGAAATAATGCCTTTATGTATTTAAGAAGGTCAACGGAGAGGGTGAACGGGGAAAGGGGATATGCATTCCTGGTGGGGAGAGCCACGACACCTGACGGAGAACAGTGCATATCATTTGGACCCATAGGTGGTCGCCTGTCACCTGTCCCTTCTCACACCGCACCCCGGGACGGAGGGGACCGACACACTGCTTTATAAGACTAAGGTGTAAATGACAGACACATAGTACAGGACAGTACAAGCATGGGCAAAAATTTGAACCAACAGCCTCTATTTAAGCTGCCAACCTGTCCCCTCAGGGACGGGATGGGGTATGTTCATCCTGAGCTCCTGCCATCCAGAAAACCTCCCAGATGGCTGCTGGAAGCTCTGAAAACCAGAGGGTGAGGCTTCAGTATAGCTATGGGCAAGGATTTGAGAAATAACCCCAAGGATTTTGGAAAGGTTCATTAAATGACCAGCTTCctcattttcaattatttctagCGATTAGTATATAGGTGGAGATAGGCAATTCTCCTAGGTCTGTTTAGGTTTGGTCTCTGATGGGTCTGGGTCTTGGGCAAGCTGGCAGCAGGGTCTGGTCATCATTGTGTTCTTACGCCATCTATTTGTGACCCATTGCAAATACATCCTTGGCCTGGAACAGTCATCCTTTGGGTGACACCAACCCAGTGGGTTTTAACCTACAGCCTATGGGCCCCAGAGATCCTCAGGCTGCTTTCATGACACTCTGAACGATCTCAAAGGAGAGGCAGCCTGGGCAGGGGTTGAGCACCTCCATCTGGAGGCATGGCTACATGGAGATCATTCAGAGGGTTGCAAGTGGAAGAAGGCTGAAAGGCGTACATCTTGCAAGTCTTTATGCATGGAAGAGTGTTGGGTCTCTTCTTCAGgctgcatggctttttttttttaatccccctaCCTTCATTCCTCCTTCCACCTGTCTCTAAAGCAAACTCAACTGCTGGCTGAGGGACATGCTCTGGGTCAAACCCACCACAGGGCTGAACCAGGACAGGTGCAGTCACTTCTATACAGCTACTACAGTTTTTTACATTTCAGTACTTGCcggttttggttgttgttggtggttttttttttcttctttctttcaagataTTTCATGGGTTGCGTattatgtgtttcttttcctccttctgggTCTAGTCCTGTCCTGGATTTAATGGGGTTGCTGAGGAACTGGCAGAGCAGGTTGCCACCCACAGGTCTCAAAGTGCTTTATGGAAACAGAGAGGCATCACCCCCTTTTGATTTATAGCTCAGTTGGAGGCAGAAATGGCTTTTCTGGGATGATCCAGTGGGAGGCAGCTGGTCTAGGCACAGCTCTTGCAGCTCAGGAATATGTCTGTGGCTCAAAATACACCACTCATTTCTCAGAGGTTTGAAATCAATGAGTAGAAGGTGCTGTGGGACAGTGATGATCAGTCAATTATTGACCTCAGATCAGGACACAGCACTGTCCTCTGTGTTCAGTTCTTCTCTTTTACTCTGGTCCTTATAGTTTTGGGCTTTCCTCTTCCACTGCAACCTTCCTACAAAACCAGTACCCTCTGAGTGCCCCACCCAGAGTCAGTGAAAGATAAGGGGCTGatggttttcttccttaaatttGCTCTTAACTGGAAGTAACTCCCCCAGAGCCCATGGCACTGCCCTGCTCACCCGTGAAAATGATGAGGTTTTAGAAACCAGCTCAACCCAAAGGCTGCAGATCAGTTTCTCAGATGCTTTAAACTAGCACTGCTCCATCCATACATGAGCCATACACTCACAAACAACCCTATGCTTGCAAGGTTGACAAGTTGTGTTTCCCTCTCAGTGTGCACTAcatgttaaaatataaaacaacctCTCATGGGTCATTTGGAATGGATCTACCGAGGTCCTTAGCTCGGGTAAATGCGGATGGCTCCACCACACCTGTTTACAAAAGATATGGCGACAAGAACACCACCATTGCTCATGTTAAAAAGCCCTTCCTACCTCTGCAAAGAGGATAAAGAAAACTTTTGCATCGTGTAGGCTGTATTGCACAGCTGAATTTTCCAAAGGAGGTGCTAAGAGAAGTAGATGCCCTGAAAATTCTTTCTAGAGTCAGATGTTCAAAAAACTGCCTTCAAAAATGTTTATCCTTATCACAAAGTCCCAGAGGTTTCTCTCTAACAGCAGATGCTGCAGAACTGTAACAAGAAAACATCGTCTTTCTGCAATTTTACCAATAGATGGCAGTGGACACATTTGGGTGGTTCTTCAGCTGCCGTGATGGTGGAAGGCAGGTAGGATAGAAAATATCAAACCAGGCTCGTTTCTATCATCAAGCCCCAGCAGCATGACTCCGAAAAAATATGCACACTCGGTATCTGCCGGCTGCGGACGAACAGGTCTCGTACCGAGACTTTTGAGCAACTGCTGTGATCAATGCTTGCATATGTAAAGGTATCCCTGTGTCAGCAGACAGCCAGCAAGAGCTTTGTAGCATCAtctcttttaaaaagcagcagtagCCTCTGATGAAAGTGTTTTTTAGGCCACATTCAGCCCTTAGGATCTCTGGTACGGCTCTGACATttaaattctgctctcatttactAAGGTCTGCAGAAATCTCTCTAAACAAGCACCAAAGAGCTGTCGCTGTGGGTGGAGGGACGGGGGAAGTGCCAGTCTTTCCGTGCTGGTGAATGCTGCTCTCAACAGAAGGAGCTATTTTGCTCTCTGTTACAGCATCTCTTGCAGAGGATGCAAAGATGCTATCAAAGCTGCTCAAGTAATAGTTCCCTCTAGATCCCTGCTCTTTTTGGGCTGCTGAGCCCCCAAGGTAGTGACCATGCTCAACTCCCGCAACACCATCCTTGCCCTTTGGTGCTGGGGTTTGGTCTTTCCCCCCTGACATATGCAAGCTTTGCCACTGCCTCCAGCTGTGCTTAGTTTCTGAGGCCACTGTGTCTTGGTCAAGGGGGGATGAAGCACTGACCATCACATAGTCCCCACCACAGAGCAGAGAAGCTGTAGACTTGCTGTTTGTCTTCGTTGCCGTGACCACCTCAGACCCATTCTGTTCCCCTCTGCAGCCCAGTCCTTACGATGTTACACGTGCAAAGAACCAACGGACATTGCTAAGTGCAGAACAGTCACCCTGTGCCCCCCGAAAACCACTGTGTGCACAACAACGCTGCACTCCATAGACTCAGGTAAGTTTCTTTGCTTGCTATGAGTGCTCATGAGGAGAGATGCATCCTTTGTGGGCCAAATTCCCTCATGaacttagaatcatagagtggtttgggttggaacggacctttaaaggtcatctagtccaacctccctgcaatgagcagggacaccttcaactagatcaggttgctcagagccccgtccaacctgaccttgaatgtttccagggatggggcatctaccacctctctgggcaacctgggccagggtttcaccaccctcattgtaaaaaatgccttccttagatctagtctgaatctcccctcttttagtttaaaaccattccctcttgtcctttcactccaggccctgctaaaaagtctgtccccatccttCTTATCGTCCtgctttaagtattgaaaggccacaagaaggtctccccggaaccttctcttctccaggctgaacaaccccaactctctcagcctcccctcataggggaggtgctccagccccctgatcatctttgtggcgctcctctggacctgctccaacaggtccatgtctgtgctgaggactccagagcggagtagaggggcagaattacctctctcaacctgctggccacgtttccctctccccctcccagtcCCAGCTTGGATTATCCTTTTACTTCCCTTTAAGAATGCAGGTGGAGTTATCCAACTTTagagtgggaaggagagaaatCCATCAGATTCAGAGTGTCATAGTGAAGCATACAGGACTCATCCTGCttatttgctctgttttgccTTTCCTACCCCTACGCCCTTACAGACTCTGAACCTGTACATGTGTGCAAACCTATCGCAGAAACGCAGGGGCTCTCTTCTTGTTTGTAGACGCTTTCACCTAACACCAACTGTCTCACCAGTGACCACGCCAGCATTACACCAGTGCTTCTTGGCACTGCCACCTTCTATGCAGAGCCATTGCAGGAGCAACTCACCTGAACGAAATACACAGGGACTTGTGTCTCTTGTCCATGGTAGAATAAATTtggaaggagcaggagggagagagggaggcagcaggggaccTGTTCCTACAAAGAGCAGCCTGCATTATAGGGACCCATGCATTAGAGATGCCTAACCCcttatttgcctttatttactgtcctggtttcagctcggatagagttaattttcctcccagtagctggtatagtgctgtgctttggattttagtatgagaataatgttgataacacactgatggtttagttgttgctaagtaatgtttacactggttaaggacttttcagctccccatgctctgccgggtgcacaagaagctgggaggggacacaaccaggatagttgatccaaactgaccaaagggctattccataccatatgacgtcatgctcagtatagaaactggggggagtcggccagggggtagcaatcgctgctcagggactggctgggcatcggtcagcaggtggtgagcactgggtttttttcccttgggttttgttcctctctcgctctcttgttgttttccttctcattacaattattattattattattattattattattattattattattattgttattattattattattattccaattatcaaactgttcttatctcaacccacaagttttcttacttttgctcttctgattctctcccccatcccactcggggggagggtgagcgagcggctgggtggtacttcatttctgactggggctaaaccacaacatttacCTATAAACACTTTACTTTTAATTCCCCTCTGTTGCACAAAGTCAGTGTTTCTCAATTCCAGCTGTCTGCACCTTCCTTtaccatttctttccttctcttattcttctccccctctcctctctgcctgtttCAGGTTACCCCTTTTTCGGCAACATCACTGTGACCAGAAGCTGTGAGGAGGAATGCAGCCCCTCTTATGGGATAGGGGCGACCAGACCCAAGTCATGCTGCTACACTGACCTCTGCAGTGatgacagcaggagcagcaatgCGGTGGGAAGCAGTTCTGCAGCGCTGGGTCTGATGGCCATGGTTTTTGGCACGCTCCTCCAGTGTGCTCTGTAATGCCGCAAGTGCCCATGCTCCAGCCAAAACAACCCCACTCGTCTCTCTGCCAAGCTGCCTCATGGACTCTTAGATGCCTTGGGAATAACCTTCTTCACTGATATGTGGCTTCACCCATCTTCAATGCTGGAATTCAAGTAGATTCAAGCCAAGAGTTTGGGCACCTGGACCTAAAACCTTCAAATTTCCAGTTTCCAGTTGCTAAACAGATGTTCCTCACCTTCAGTTGCTTCTGGCCCCCAGGACCCACATCTCCCTCTACAGCTTTCCTCTGTGGGGTGCAGTAGTGGATGAAGCACTGCAGCTCTGCACAGCGGGAGGGCCTGGGCAGTGTCATCAAGGCTGGTGCTCTGGGGTCACCCTCAGCAAGAGCAGGGGCTGTGCGCACACTGGACATGGACAGTGCTTTTTTCCCAGGTCTGCCCAAGCTCCCACAAAACCTGTGCCTGTATGCCTCTACTAAATCCCTGTGCACaatcccccccaaaatcctgcAACCCTCCACCAGGAGcttggcttgttttctttccatttttggtGCCATCTCCTGAGTCAGACAGCAGATGGATGTTGGTCCCGCTCGCTACCTGCTCAGCAGAGCGTGGTTTGCAATTGCAGAGAGTTGGCACTTAATTCTGTCTAGAATAAGCTATGGAATGAGTTCAGAAGGACTCAGCCTTCATGTGTTGAGATGGGATGTATTTCTGGAAAGCTCAAAACACACCCTGGACTAACAGGCCAGGGCAGGTTAGACCTGCAAAAGCAAATTTGGGAGTTTGGCTAGCCAAAACCCTCAGCAGCCCTTTGCCTCAGCTCGGGTTGCAATCAGAGCTCCTGGATTTCCCTTCCCAGACGTTATACAGACCATTTCAAACAACTTATTCTGTTACTCTGCCTTCCCCCATCCCTTCACAGCAGGgacttcaggaaaggaaaagtaatgaTTATCCCAGACCCTCAATTCTGGGAAAAGCCAACGGCTTCACTCACACCGGTTAACAGAGCTACTGAGTCCCAGCTGGGGATTTGCTGCGTTCTCCCTTGGAGCAGCTGTAAGATTGATTCTGATGCCCTGTCTGCTGTATAACCAGATGGAGTAAAAGCAGATACAAGTGAGCCAGGCGTGCCCAGCTCGCAGCCCTCTCCAGTGGGGGAGAGCCCGGGAACTTGCCATTTCCTCTGTTCCTGTTGCCAGGGCTCGCCCAGGGGACAACCTGCAAGAGCAAGGGCAGAGGGGAGCATGGGTACATCCCATGCACCATCCTTGTGCATTCATGCCACTCCTGCAAGCTCCTCTGTGGCAAAGTCCATTTTTACTCTGTTTCCATAAGACACCAGCCAGGAAACTAAAGGAATAAGCAGGAcaactctttttcttcattgcacAGAGGATTTTATTTCTCAATGTCTGTCTCAGTACTATTTGCAAGAAAACTTTGACAAGGCATTGCATTCCTTGGCAGAGGGCCCCTTGCAAGCCTGGGGCTCAGGAGGCTGATAAGCCCCTTTTTTCTGGAGGTGAAATGCTCCGTGCTTCACTAAAACAGCCACAGCTTCCCTGAGACACCCTTTCGATGCTGAGGTCTACAGATGGGAAAAATGCCATTGAGAGGATAACGACTGGGAGCTACTCGAATACTGATATTATACCCAGCCTTGCAGACACAGAGCACCAGCTTCTGCTTCCTACTCATCTGTTCTCTGTTTCCCTGCTCCAAAAACAGTCTGATGTGTCAGGCCAGAAGCAAACCACCATCGCTGTCATCCTTGAGTCATATAGCCTTTTCCATCCTGGGTTCAAGCTCTGGAGTAAGTCACTGTCCCCAGTGGCCTTTCCACGCTGGCTGCAGGGTCCCGTGCTGTGCTAACATGGGCTGAACTTTCCTCCATCTATTGCATGTGCAGATGGGGCAGGGTCTGGATACAGAGGGACTGGGAGTTCCCTTCTGGGTGAGAATCTAGCAAATAAAATTGGATCCTCCGGTTTTCAGCCTTCGGCATCTTTCTTGTGCGCCTTCGCCCAGGAAGGGAGCATGGGGCAGCAcgggctgcagggagggcatgTCTCTGGCTGGTTTCCTGCAGCTGCCCAACTGCCCTGTGCCAGAGAGGGGAAAAGCTACAGAAGAGGGCAAGCAAGGGAATGCAAAAATACTCCTTGGAAGAGCTAGATTTAAGGTTATCCCCattggaagaggagggggagaagggtgGCAGAAGGGTAAAGTACTGTCCAACAGTTACAGGAGGCTCATCTGGGGCATACATGGAGAGAAATGGGGGTTTTCTTAGTGCAGCTTCTCTTGCAGCAGGCAAAGAGAAAGCAGCTGAGCTCAGCACAACAAGGcaagcaggcagctgggagcagccatTTGGggtctgctctgtgctgcaaaGATGCTGCGAGTGGGGACCGCTGCCCTCCTTGTGTCACTGGTGCTGGCTGTGAACATCCCGTATCACACTGCGCTGTAGGTCTCCTGGCACTTGGGACTCGCCTTTTAATGTGGCTCCATCGCCAGAGAAGCGAGCTTCTACTGTAGGCGAAAGAGAGTCAAAGGCAGGGTTTAGCTGCAAAGCACTTGTAATATGTTCCTAGATTAGGCGAGGTGAAAAGCCCTTCACACAGAGGGTCAGGGGTACAAAATGTCCTTTTGCACTAATATTCATCTGTTCACACTGTGTTAGCCATAAGCCACAAGCTGAACAGTCGTCACTGGGAGCCCTTGCAAAGtttgatttgctgctgctttggttattgcttttatttattctttctattTGGTCCCTAGGAGTTAAACCCAGCAAGCACCACTGCCCCAGCAAATGCAGGACACTGCCGGGGGATTCAAAAGGGTTGGCAGACTTTTGTGTCACTGGGTCGAGTGGACATACAGAGGGAGAAGTTTAAATATAGGCTGAATAAAATAGAACATAGAGAGATGTGTCTCCAAAGGGCCATAAAAAGACTTGCAGCCTCTCGGCCCTACAAGATGAGGCTTCACAGCAGGCGGCATccagtgctgctgttgctgcattgAAGGATTTTACCTGCCCCTCTGGGGGCTTATTCTTCCCAGCAGGCATTCTGTGCACATCCAGAGACTTTATCTCCAAACTTGAGGGCACTCCTTGGTGCCTTATGCTTTATCTGACCAAGAAGTTGCCTTTTTCATCACCTTCCAGTCCTTCTGCAAATGTGGGGCAGCCCTACAGATGTGCAGCCCTGCAGATGTGCAGCCCTGATCTGCATCACCCGCTTTCAGTTGCAAATCTGCAAATGCTTTCGTCCATCTAGAAATTAAAGAGTAAAGCATAACAGAGACTAAACTTTCAGGGAGGTGTTTGTAGACCCACATGGGTGAGGATATTCAAACTGGCATACCCTGTTGAGTACCATCTCCAGCCAACCATTAGGGTGATACGTCTGCCTTGTGTGGCCTTTCCTCATGGTCTCCACAAGTCTTGAAGGTGGAGTGGATATTTCAGAGGATAGTTCCTCCTCTGGAAACACAGTGCACAACCAGCCTTGGCTTGGGCTGGATCAGGACCTGGGTTCAATCGTGCTGCTTTGACTTGGGCAAGATTCCCACAAAAGCATCACCGGTGCTACATGAACAGCATGATTAATACTTACAGGACTGGGGTTTCCAGCAGGGATCATTTGCAGTTGCTTTCCACAGCAGGACACTGGTCACATCATGTGTAGCCATGAGTGGTGGTAGTTATCCTGGCATGCCCTGATTGCAGGCTGGCTCAGGCTGCAAGTGGCAAACAACAGGAGCTGTTTTGctgcttgatttcttttaattttatatattttgtcttctttgggagggagaagggaaaaaaaacccatacagcCCTCTTGGAAGGTGCATGAATCCAGGTGggcatgaaagaaaaagagaggagacTGGAGCAGAAATTATTGCAAAactccaaaagaagaaaaaagaagggggtATTTTTGCAGTCCAGACATTAAATGTAAAACAGAGCTCTGATGTAATCAAATACAGAAAGAACTTGTAGTTCTTGCTAAAAATACCTATCTAgaatataaatatacattagCATGTAGCTGCAAGGCTTATGGAGATATCTGCTACAGTCTTATATTTACAGATAGGGATTTAAATGTTTAATACTGCACATTCAAAAGAAAGTCACTTCATCTGAAGTAGTTATTAATTATAGAATACGCTTGGCAGGACTGAAGTGCAGCATGAGTGATATCGTTTTCAATATCACTCCCAAATTATTTCTCATCTAAAACCTATCATGTGCgcttttttttgcttcttaaaataGATCTATTTTTCCATATTAGGCCATGGATGACTTGGAATAGCTGCCTCTGACACACTGGCACATCCTCTCAGATATCTTCACTGCTCTCCTGTACGACTTTCTCACCCTTAATTCCAGAGGAACACAAATCTGAAGCTTCTTTATTCAGTACGGCCCCAGGTCCGAGAACAAGACAAATCCCCTAAAAACGAGGTGAAAGGAAACTTTTGGGTTTCTGAAGCGGATATGTTGAGGGGGCAGGGAGGCAAGCACAGCATCATGGTTGGTATCTCAATTTAGCAAAGTCATTTAGGGTCACTTGAACTCAAGGGGGATGCTCAGAGTAGTGTTAAAGGATGGGGCAGATGGCCTGTGTGTGCATTAACTGCCTTCCTGGCATGCCTTCATCCCCATTCCCTGGGGCTCCAGTCTACAGTTTGCCGTGaggttttaaaaaacacaagGTGTGTCATTTAATCATTCTGTGCCCTATCTGAGGCTGGTCTGGATCCTGATCTCCTTCCCCAGTCAGCCCCTATTACACAGACAGGGATTGTCATGTAGCTCCAGGCACGGTTCTGCAACACATCTTTAGGGCCGACTGTGCTTTAAATTTCTGAATATGCTTAATAAATGTGGGTAAGGACATTGTGCCTTGAGGTGAACCAATTTTGCACTAGTCCTTTGTGGGCATATTGCTGAAATCCATGCCGAGCCACAATGTTAAAGGCAACTGGAAGCCATATGACATGAAATCCATGGGTCAGAGTCCCAGAAATCTAACCCAGTCATTTGAACAAAAACACTAGGTGCTCCCTTTGGCCAGCAAGCCTCTGAATACAAGgcgtaaatatattttttatgtctTCAGGCCTTTCCTCCCTATTGCAAGGGCAATTTGATGTGCCCTCAGTCACATCAGCGATGGCACACCGGCACTGAAGCATTGTCCAACTCTTGTTTTAGCGCACAGACTTGCCCTGCACTCACCAGTGTTTGGTGTAGTAGAGCTCACTCCTGCCTTGTTGTCAGCTGTGGTTAGGACTGGCATGAACATCCCTTCATCTCCTtgcaaaagaaattgcttttgccCAATAATCTGGGAAGGAGATGCAAAAGACTGCCTGGAAAAGGAGATGGAGTGATGTCAAGGTGCTCATGTTGGTGCATTTGCTTCTGCAGTACCTTTGGACTTGCAAGGAGCAGGGTGAGGAGCACCCCGATACTTGGGAGAAGTTTTGCACCTTCTTTGAGCCCTGCTGCTATGCACGCACCTTTGCTGCTTGGCTGGTTCTCCAGATGAGGCACAAACACAAGCTGAGGCACAACATTTTTCCACTTACCTACATAAAATCTCGGGGGCGGGTGGCACTTTGCCAGTCGAAACTCTCCCCCGGGCAGTGGCAGGATTTCAGAGGGTGGCTGTGAGGCAGAAGTGATGGGAGATGCTTGCAGAGGGATGTGCCACCTCTCCCAGCAAGGAGCACCAACCCACAGTGGGCAATGGACTCCAGGTTCCAAGTGGCACCAGGATGCGCTCACCATGCGCTGATGTGAGTTGCAAAACAGCAAAGCCTCATTAACAATGTGCCTTGATGTAGCTCTTCAACATGGATCCTCTGAAGCCTTAAAAAGGGCTGAGCTGTCTTCAGTCCCAGTGAAGGCTT
Protein-coding sequences here:
- the LOC142406845 gene encoding secreted Ly-6/uPAR-related protein 1-like: MKTLLVGLLLGLAYVELAQSLRCYTCKEPTDIAKCRTVTLCPPKTTVCTTTLHSIDSGYPFFGNITVTRSCEEECSPSYGIGATRPKSCCYTDLCSDDSRSSNAVGSSSAALGLMAMVFGTLLQCAL